A window from Salmo salar unplaced genomic scaffold, Ssal_v3.1, whole genome shotgun sequence encodes these proteins:
- the LOC123733280 gene encoding gastrula zinc finger protein XlCGF67.1-like — translation MSSLNYSPPVKEEEVCWTEKEALGLNIVVKEEKEEEDVTVKQEVEGEAVTVKEEEKDVSVKEEDAFRVKEEEDVTVKEEEEVKEEDVVFEVKEGKQGERTVILTEESGDLITTRERPDSDSRKSSSGETDPETPNQHHCSHCGKSFRWLGSLKMHERTHTGEKPYHCSHCGKNFTQLGALVGHERTHTGEKPYHCSHCGKSFRWLWVLKKHERIHTGEKPYHCSHCGNSFRWLVSLKTHERIHTGEKPFQCSQCEKSFRWSGSLKKDS, via the exons atgagctccctaaactactcccctcctgttaaagaagaggaggtctgctggacggagaaagaagctctggggctgaacattgtcgtgaaagaggagaaggaagaggaggatgtcacagtaaaacaagaagtagagggtgaggctgttaccgtgaaagaagaagagaaagacgtttcagtgaaagaagaagatgcgttcagagtgaaagaggaggaggatgttacagtaaaagaagaggaagaggtgaaagaggaggatgtagTTTTTGAAGTGAAGGaggggaaacagggagagagaactgtcatattgacagaggagtcaggagatctgattaccacca gagagagaccagactctgaCAGCAGGAAGAGTTCCTCAGGGGAAACAGACCCAGAGACACCTAACCAACAccactgctcccactgtggaaagagttttaggtggttagggagcctgaaaatgcatgagagaacacatacaggagaaaagccctaccactgttcccactgtggaaagaatTTTACTCAGTTAGGAGCCCTGGTTgggcatgagagaacacacacgggagagaagccttatcactgttcccactgtggaaagagttttaggtggTTATGGGTCCTGAAaaagcatgagagaatacacacgggAGAGAAACCTTATCACTGTTCTCACTGTGGAAACAGTTTTAGGTGGTTAGTGAGCCTGAAaacgcatgagagaatacacacaggagaaaagcctttccaatgttcccagtgtgaaaagagttttaGGTGGTCGGGGAGTCTGAAAAAA GATTCATAG